Proteins encoded within one genomic window of Amycolatopsis sp. 2-15:
- a CDS encoding TetR/AcrR family transcriptional regulator — translation MAAVTREQYFESALEILAGDGFAGLNVGRLCRDLGVTSGSFYHHFGGWSAFVEELLVFWENRQILILASGSFGQAGPAADFAALMELTLGLHHKAEAAIRAWAANDEAVRAAQKRVDDARLKTVGRAVKGLVGDAALARTLTALGLAMLIGHQQLAAAGEDTDLAALIAEYTWLVHARA, via the coding sequence ATGGCGGCGGTGACCCGGGAACAGTACTTCGAGTCGGCCCTGGAGATTCTGGCCGGTGACGGTTTCGCCGGCTTGAACGTCGGCCGCCTTTGCCGCGATCTGGGCGTGACCAGCGGGTCCTTTTATCACCATTTCGGCGGCTGGTCGGCTTTCGTCGAAGAATTGCTCGTCTTCTGGGAGAATCGGCAGATCCTGATCCTGGCTTCGGGCTCGTTCGGCCAGGCCGGCCCCGCCGCTGATTTCGCGGCGTTGATGGAACTGACCCTCGGCCTGCACCACAAGGCCGAGGCGGCGATCCGCGCCTGGGCCGCCAACGACGAAGCCGTGCGGGCAGCCCAGAAACGAGTCGACGACGCCCGACTGAAAACCGTGGGGCGGGCCGTGAAGGGCCTGGTGGGGGACGCTGCCCTCGCCCGCACCCTGACCGCTCTCGGCCTGGCCATGCTCATCGGGCACCAGCAACTGGCGGCTGCCGGAGAAGATACGGACCTCGCCGCCTTGATCGCGGAGTACACCTGGCTGGTGCACGCCCGCGCCTAG
- a CDS encoding isoniazid inducible protein IniA, with the protein MTASAWLEVLDETLDACRSHGREDLVQRLRRRRDRPPGVTRIAVLGFPKQGKGYLVNAVLNAPVCSVGDAATPAVPVEIGYSAQPAATLVGRADERVPVPVERLTGELGARPPGSLRRVEVGVPRELLSAGLVLVDTPAIGDPRSPRTAAALDVLADADAVVLVSDATTPLSEAEVALAHHVRTWCPHVVVALTKIDVCPSWRAVAERDRALLAGAGIDSPVLPVSATVRMAAAKAGDQDLNSRSGFPPLLAWIAEQAARPPEHTSAVLAALSVRAATAELVETLRARAELAGQDAGVDQTTLLHRAQRKADELRKRNTRWQNLLADEIADLQSDAEYDLRERTRKIVETIDETFDKGDPVKVWDEFGPWLDKTLAEAVETNYNFTADRAEWIAQAVAAAFGAQYDLHDLRLGESGAELIADVRQPRIEGFKIGQKLFTGLRGSYGGVLMFGLVTSLAGLPLINPVSLGAGAAFAAKTISDEGGMRLQRRQAVAKMTAQRHVDDVFLRFSKECRDAIRGVQRKLRDHFTALAEELADQLARERETIIAGSAERERRMVKLRREIERLAGLHQRAGELGVLAGRAPRELPA; encoded by the coding sequence GTGACCGCTTCCGCTTGGCTCGAAGTGCTCGACGAGACCTTGGACGCCTGCCGGTCCCACGGCCGCGAAGACCTGGTGCAGCGCCTGCGCCGGCGCCGCGACCGCCCGCCGGGCGTCACCCGCATCGCCGTGTTGGGTTTTCCCAAGCAGGGCAAGGGCTACCTGGTCAACGCCGTGCTCAACGCCCCCGTCTGCAGCGTCGGCGACGCCGCGACTCCCGCCGTGCCGGTGGAGATCGGCTACTCCGCCCAGCCCGCCGCCACGCTCGTGGGCCGCGCCGACGAGCGCGTGCCCGTGCCGGTCGAACGCCTCACCGGTGAACTCGGCGCGCGCCCCCCGGGCTCGCTGCGCCGCGTGGAGGTCGGCGTGCCGCGTGAACTGCTTTCGGCGGGCCTCGTGCTCGTCGACACCCCCGCGATCGGCGACCCGCGCTCGCCGCGCACCGCCGCCGCCCTCGACGTGCTGGCCGACGCCGACGCCGTCGTGCTCGTCTCCGATGCCACCACCCCGCTCAGCGAGGCGGAGGTCGCGCTCGCCCACCACGTCCGCACGTGGTGCCCCCACGTCGTGGTCGCCCTGACGAAGATCGACGTCTGCCCGAGCTGGCGCGCCGTCGCCGAGCGCGATCGCGCGTTGCTCGCGGGCGCCGGCATCGACTCGCCCGTGCTGCCGGTATCGGCCACCGTGCGCATGGCCGCGGCGAAGGCGGGGGACCAGGACCTCAACTCGCGCTCCGGCTTTCCCCCGCTGCTCGCGTGGATCGCGGAGCAGGCCGCGCGGCCGCCGGAGCACACGAGCGCCGTGCTGGCCGCGCTGAGCGTGCGTGCGGCGACCGCGGAGCTCGTGGAGACGCTGCGGGCCCGCGCGGAGCTCGCCGGGCAGGACGCGGGCGTGGACCAGACGACCCTGCTGCACCGCGCGCAGCGCAAGGCCGACGAGCTGCGCAAGCGCAACACCCGCTGGCAGAACCTGCTCGCCGACGAGATCGCGGACCTGCAGTCCGACGCCGAGTACGACCTGCGCGAGCGCACCCGCAAGATCGTCGAGACCATCGACGAGACCTTCGACAAGGGCGACCCGGTGAAGGTGTGGGACGAGTTCGGGCCGTGGCTCGACAAGACGCTCGCCGAGGCCGTGGAGACGAACTACAACTTCACCGCCGATCGCGCGGAGTGGATCGCGCAGGCGGTCGCGGCAGCTTTCGGGGCGCAGTACGACCTGCACGACCTGCGGCTCGGGGAGTCGGGCGCCGAGCTGATCGCCGACGTCCGCCAGCCGCGCATCGAGGGGTTCAAGATCGGGCAGAAGCTGTTCACGGGTCTGCGTGGTTCCTACGGTGGTGTGCTGATGTTCGGCCTCGTCACGAGCCTCGCCGGGCTGCCGCTGATCAACCCCGTCTCGCTCGGCGCGGGCGCGGCCTTCGCGGCGAAGACGATCAGCGACGAGGGCGGCATGCGGCTGCAGCGCCGCCAGGCCGTGGCGAAGATGACCGCGCAGCGCCACGTCGACGACGTTTTCCTGCGGTTCTCCAAGGAATGCCGCGACGCGATCCGCGGCGTGCAGCGGAAACTGCGCGACCACTTCACGGCGCTGGCCGAGGAGCTGGCCGACCAGCTCGCGCGCGAGCGCGAGACGATCATCGCCGGCTCGGCCGAGCGGGAACGGCGGATGGTGAAGCTGCGCCGCGAGATCGAGCGCCTCGCCGGTCTGCACCAGCGCGCCGGCGAGCTGGGTGTGCTCGCGGGCCGCGCGCCGAGGGAGCTGCCGGCGTGA
- a CDS encoding amino acid ABC transporter ATP-binding protein, translating to MSEPLLRAVGVRKSYGNTEVLKGIDLEVRRGQVVCLLGPSGAGKSTFLRCLNHLETIDAGQVWVDGEPIGFRLRGGKLYELREKDVARQRRDIGMVFQRFNLFGHRTALENVVEGPVRVLGTNPAQARAEALELLDRVGLAHRADAYPAQLSGGQQQRVAIARSLAMKPKLMLFDEPTSALDPELVGEVLAVMGTLAREGMTMVVVTHEMAFAAEAADEVVFLADGAVVETGPPETVLKNPEHERTRQFLARVLS from the coding sequence GTGTCTGAACCACTGCTGCGTGCCGTCGGCGTGCGCAAGAGCTACGGGAACACCGAGGTGCTCAAGGGCATCGACCTGGAGGTACGCCGGGGGCAGGTGGTGTGCTTGCTCGGGCCGTCGGGGGCGGGCAAGAGCACCTTTCTCAGGTGCCTCAACCACCTCGAGACCATCGACGCCGGGCAGGTGTGGGTCGACGGCGAGCCGATCGGCTTCCGGCTGCGCGGCGGGAAGCTGTACGAGCTGCGCGAAAAGGACGTCGCTCGCCAGCGCCGCGACATCGGCATGGTGTTCCAGCGGTTCAACCTGTTCGGGCACCGGACGGCGCTGGAGAACGTGGTCGAGGGGCCGGTGCGCGTGCTCGGGACGAACCCGGCGCAGGCCCGCGCGGAGGCGTTGGAGCTGCTGGACCGCGTGGGCCTCGCCCACCGCGCGGACGCGTACCCGGCGCAGCTTTCCGGCGGGCAGCAGCAGCGCGTGGCGATCGCGCGGTCGCTGGCGATGAAGCCGAAGCTGATGTTGTTCGACGAGCCGACGTCGGCGCTCGACCCGGAGCTGGTGGGGGAGGTGCTGGCGGTGATGGGTACGTTGGCGCGGGAGGGGATGACGATGGTGGTCGTGACGCACGAGATGGCCTTCGCCGCCGAGGCGGCCGACGAGGTGGTGTTCCTCGCCGACGGTGCGGTGGTCGAGACGGGCCCGCCCGAGACCGTGCTGAAGAACCCGGAGCACGAGCGCACCCGCCAGTTCCTCGCGCGGGTCCTCTCGTGA
- a CDS encoding GTPase → MTEDVRGLLAEACGLYRDSPRAAASLHEALNHLDEPLRVGITGAAGTGKSTLAAALGETRSLRDLTLADDPAASVPTDAAVRLLRHLEPDELASAHPAARSAFARQTAVDTVLVLARADETGAGRIDALLTAKQLARRAWREDPLCSGAQGVIAVAAQLAYGARAFTDDEFELLAAFAAVPREELERYLLSVDAFTDPAFPGPVSVDTRRSLVSRFGLFGVKLALTLIRTGSDSRVKLSTELVRRSGLGELRDTVAGCFAARAEALKARTAVVRLEAVLQNEPRPGSDRLEARVERFAATAHDFTELRLIADIRGGRTALSGEPADEAVRLLGAQGTTPEERLGLDFETDPREVYAAGADAVLRWRHEAERQDRPPAERAAAHVVVRSAEGVLALFA, encoded by the coding sequence GTGACCGAGGACGTCCGCGGCCTGCTGGCCGAAGCCTGCGGGCTCTACCGCGACAGCCCGCGCGCAGCCGCGTCGCTGCACGAAGCCCTCAACCACCTCGACGAACCGCTGCGCGTCGGCATCACCGGCGCGGCGGGCACCGGCAAGTCGACGCTCGCGGCGGCGCTCGGCGAGACGCGGTCGTTGCGCGACCTGACCCTCGCCGACGACCCGGCCGCCTCGGTGCCGACCGACGCGGCCGTGCGGCTGCTGCGCCACCTCGAGCCCGACGAGCTGGCGAGTGCGCACCCGGCCGCCCGCTCGGCGTTCGCGCGCCAGACGGCCGTGGACACGGTCCTGGTGCTCGCGCGCGCCGACGAGACGGGCGCGGGCCGGATCGACGCGCTGCTCACGGCCAAGCAGCTGGCGCGCCGGGCGTGGCGCGAGGACCCGTTGTGCAGCGGCGCGCAGGGCGTGATCGCCGTGGCCGCGCAGCTCGCGTACGGCGCTCGTGCGTTCACCGACGACGAGTTCGAGCTGCTGGCCGCGTTCGCCGCCGTGCCGCGTGAGGAGCTGGAGCGCTACCTGCTGTCGGTGGACGCGTTCACCGATCCCGCGTTCCCGGGGCCGGTTTCCGTGGACACGCGGCGGTCGCTGGTTTCGCGGTTCGGGTTGTTCGGGGTGAAGCTGGCGCTGACGTTGATCCGCACGGGCAGCGACAGCCGCGTGAAGCTGTCCACGGAGCTGGTGCGGCGCAGTGGGCTGGGGGAGCTGCGGGACACCGTCGCGGGGTGCTTCGCGGCGCGCGCTGAGGCGCTGAAGGCGCGGACGGCGGTGGTGCGGCTGGAAGCCGTGCTGCAGAACGAACCGCGGCCGGGGAGCGACCGGCTGGAGGCGCGCGTGGAGCGCTTCGCGGCGACCGCTCACGACTTCACGGAGCTGCGCCTGATCGCCGACATCCGTGGCGGGCGGACCGCGCTGTCCGGCGAGCCTGCGGACGAAGCCGTGCGGCTGCTGGGGGCGCAGGGGACCACGCCGGAGGAACGGCTGGGCCTCGACTTCGAGACCGACCCGCGGGAGGTCTACGCCGCCGGCGCGGACGCCGTGCTGCGGTGGCGGCACGAGGCCGAACGGCAGGACCGCCCGCCGGCCGAGCGCGCTGCCGCGCACGTGGTGGTCCGCAGCGCCGAAGGGGTGCTGGCGCTCTTCGCCTGA
- a CDS encoding ABC transporter substrate-binding protein codes for MPSPSRTRAWQAALLTGALALVTAACGGGPDGACGTQQPAGGGASPIPDNAALIAAVKPDAQLTAALPPAVAQVKTLHLASNIQSAPNNFYSSDGKTPIGYEVDLAKAIGAKLGVTVSYQDMAFGSLITSLQSGRVDLTMAAMNDTKERQQQIDFVDYFSSGITIMVRKGNPDAITGPDTLCGKNVAVVQGTSHQKFAAAQSTKCTQAGKPAITVTATDSDTQNQNQLRTGRVAAILNDLPSAVYISRTAGDGKFFEVVPGAPIEGGPYGIGFTKSNTKLRDAVKQALQELVTDGTYGKILQAWGVEQGAVKEAAVNGGS; via the coding sequence ATGCCGTCGCCGTCCCGTACCCGCGCCTGGCAGGCCGCCCTGCTGACCGGTGCGCTCGCCCTCGTCACCGCGGCCTGCGGAGGTGGTCCCGACGGCGCCTGCGGCACGCAGCAGCCGGCCGGCGGGGGAGCCTCGCCGATCCCGGACAACGCCGCGCTCATCGCCGCCGTGAAGCCGGACGCGCAGCTCACCGCCGCCCTGCCGCCGGCCGTCGCGCAGGTCAAGACGCTGCACCTCGCGTCGAACATCCAGTCGGCGCCCAACAACTTCTACTCGAGCGACGGCAAGACGCCGATCGGCTACGAGGTGGACCTGGCCAAGGCGATCGGCGCGAAGCTGGGTGTCACGGTGTCCTATCAGGACATGGCGTTCGGCTCGCTGATCACGAGCTTGCAGTCCGGCCGCGTGGACCTGACCATGGCCGCGATGAACGACACCAAAGAACGCCAGCAGCAGATCGACTTCGTCGACTACTTCTCCTCTGGTATCACGATCATGGTCCGCAAGGGCAACCCCGACGCCATCACTGGGCCGGACACGCTGTGCGGCAAGAACGTCGCCGTGGTGCAGGGCACGAGCCACCAGAAGTTCGCCGCCGCGCAGAGCACCAAGTGCACGCAGGCAGGCAAGCCGGCGATCACTGTCACAGCCACCGACTCCGACACGCAGAACCAGAACCAGCTGCGCACCGGCCGCGTCGCCGCGATCCTCAACGACCTGCCCAGCGCCGTCTACATCTCGCGCACCGCGGGCGACGGCAAGTTCTTCGAGGTCGTGCCGGGCGCGCCGATCGAGGGCGGGCCGTACGGGATCGGCTTCACCAAGAGCAACACGAAGCTGCGCGACGCCGTGAAGCAGGCGCTGCAGGAGCTCGTCACCGACGGTACGTACGGCAAGATCCTGCAGGCCTGGGGCGTGGAGCAGGGCGCGGTCAAGGAGGCGGCCGTCAATGGCGGGAGCTGA
- a CDS encoding amino acid ABC transporter permease yields MAGAEPLPIVRLKHWGRWVSAMVIVALLVLLGFALAQAQIEWDSVPDFVFYRVMAVGLLNTVVLAVISQAVAIVLGILIALLRRSANPVAKWFAAAYIWLFRGLPVLLQILIWYNLALIFPTISIPLPFGGYLVHEQTNVLISAFTAALLGLALNESAYMAEIVRAGLTSVDVGQTEAAKSIGMTPGATLRRVVLPQAMRVIIPPTGNDFINMLKGTSMASVIGVTELIHAANNISSNNLLVMETLIAAAIWYMVVVTVAGVGQHYLERSFGAADRGPAARVGKALRGMPLVRSARV; encoded by the coding sequence ATGGCGGGAGCTGAGCCGCTGCCGATCGTCCGGCTGAAACACTGGGGCCGCTGGGTCAGCGCGATGGTCATCGTCGCCCTGCTCGTGCTGCTGGGGTTCGCGCTCGCGCAGGCCCAGATCGAGTGGGACTCGGTGCCCGACTTCGTGTTCTACCGCGTGATGGCCGTCGGGCTGCTCAACACCGTGGTGCTCGCGGTGATCTCGCAGGCCGTGGCGATCGTGCTCGGCATCCTGATCGCCCTGTTGCGCCGCAGCGCCAACCCGGTGGCGAAGTGGTTCGCGGCCGCGTACATCTGGCTCTTCCGCGGGCTTCCGGTGCTGCTGCAGATCCTGATCTGGTACAACCTCGCGCTGATCTTTCCGACGATCTCGATCCCGCTGCCCTTCGGCGGTTACCTCGTCCACGAGCAGACGAACGTGCTGATCAGCGCGTTCACCGCGGCGCTGCTCGGTTTGGCCTTGAACGAAAGCGCCTACATGGCCGAGATCGTGCGCGCGGGGCTGACCAGTGTGGACGTCGGACAGACCGAGGCCGCGAAGTCCATCGGCATGACGCCGGGCGCGACGCTGCGGCGCGTGGTGCTGCCGCAGGCCATGCGCGTGATCATCCCGCCGACCGGCAACGACTTCATCAACATGCTCAAGGGCACGTCGATGGCGTCGGTGATCGGCGTGACCGAGCTGATCCACGCGGCCAACAACATCTCGTCCAACAACCTGCTGGTCATGGAAACGCTCATCGCGGCCGCGATCTGGTACATGGTCGTGGTGACCGTGGCCGGCGTTGGGCAGCACTACCTGGAACGCTCGTTCGGCGCGGCCGATCGCGGGCCCGCGGCGAGGGTGGGGAAGGCGTTGCGGGGGATGCCGCTCGTGAGGAGTGCCCGTGTCTGA
- a CDS encoding NADAR family protein: protein MGPQPRTFDELCRALDRGRRFKYLAFWGHRPEPGGRIGAGCLSQWWPAGFEVGGRLFATAEHYMMWRKATLFGDEAAAERIHRAVHPGAAKALGREVRGFSDEVWNANRFEIVVEGNGAKFGQNAGLAEFLVNTGERVLVEASPVDRVWGIGLAPDDERVGEPRAWRGLNLLGFALMRVRQDVGTRGRKPAAS, encoded by the coding sequence ATGGGACCACAGCCGCGGACGTTCGATGAGCTCTGTCGTGCCCTGGACCGGGGGCGGAGGTTCAAGTATCTGGCCTTCTGGGGGCACCGGCCGGAGCCGGGTGGGCGGATCGGGGCGGGGTGTCTGAGTCAGTGGTGGCCGGCGGGGTTCGAGGTGGGTGGGCGGCTGTTCGCGACGGCCGAGCATTACATGATGTGGCGGAAGGCGACGCTGTTCGGGGATGAGGCCGCGGCGGAGCGGATTCACCGGGCCGTGCATCCGGGCGCGGCGAAGGCGCTCGGTCGCGAAGTAAGAGGCTTCAGCGACGAAGTGTGGAACGCCAACCGGTTCGAGATCGTCGTGGAAGGGAACGGGGCGAAGTTCGGGCAGAACGCCGGGCTGGCCGAGTTCCTGGTGAACACCGGGGAGCGCGTGCTGGTCGAGGCGAGCCCGGTGGATCGGGTGTGGGGGATCGGGTTGGCGCCGGACGACGAGCGGGTGGGCGAGCCCCGCGCGTGGCGGGGGCTCAATCTGCTGGGGTTCGCGTTGATGAGGGTGCGTCAGGACGTGGGGACGCGGGGGCGCAAGCCGGCGGCTTCGTAG
- a CDS encoding Gfo/Idh/MocA family protein, which produces MRIGVLGAAGIVPEALLKPARENPDVDIAAIAARDISRAHEFAAKHRVPEVHATYEELLADPSIDAVYNPTPNGLHGRWTLAALAAGKHVLCEKPFSANASEARLVADAAEAAGLVVMEAFHYRYHPFTRRMEELLASGELGEVQHIETAVCFPLPKFSDIRYNLSLAGGATMDAGCYAVHMARVLGGATPTVVDARAKLRSPEIDRAMTASLRFPSSATGRVRASLWSSDVLRISARVVCSGGELRAINPLSPQFWHRLSVRRGDSRSVERFSHRPSYAYQLEAFADAVLRDVPPLTSPADAIETMTAIDAIYEAAGLRPRVPTS; this is translated from the coding sequence ATGCGCATCGGAGTGCTCGGAGCCGCCGGAATCGTGCCGGAAGCCCTGCTCAAGCCGGCCCGGGAGAACCCCGATGTCGACATCGCGGCCATCGCCGCGCGCGACATCTCGCGTGCCCACGAGTTCGCCGCGAAGCACCGCGTCCCCGAGGTGCACGCGACCTACGAAGAGCTGCTCGCCGACCCGTCCATCGACGCCGTCTACAACCCGACGCCCAACGGTCTCCACGGCCGCTGGACCCTCGCCGCCCTGGCCGCCGGCAAGCACGTGCTGTGCGAGAAACCCTTCAGCGCCAACGCTTCCGAAGCCCGCCTAGTCGCCGACGCGGCCGAAGCGGCCGGGCTCGTGGTGATGGAGGCCTTCCACTACCGCTACCACCCGTTCACGCGGCGCATGGAGGAACTGCTCGCCTCCGGCGAGCTGGGCGAGGTGCAGCACATCGAGACCGCCGTATGCTTCCCGCTGCCGAAGTTCTCCGACATCCGCTACAACCTGTCCCTGGCGGGCGGCGCCACCATGGACGCGGGCTGCTACGCCGTCCACATGGCCCGCGTCCTGGGCGGCGCGACCCCCACCGTCGTCGATGCCCGCGCCAAGCTGCGGTCCCCGGAAATCGACCGCGCCATGACCGCGTCCCTGCGCTTCCCGTCCAGCGCGACGGGCCGGGTGCGCGCCTCACTGTGGTCCTCGGACGTGCTGCGCATCAGCGCCCGCGTTGTCTGCAGCGGTGGCGAGCTGCGGGCGATCAACCCGCTCTCCCCGCAGTTCTGGCACCGCCTGTCCGTCCGACGCGGCGATTCCCGCTCAGTGGAACGCTTCTCCCACCGGCCTTCGTACGCCTACCAACTCGAAGCCTTCGCGGACGCGGTGTTGCGCGACGTGCCGCCTTTGACGTCACCTGCCGACGCCATCGAAACCATGACCGCCATCGACGCGATCTACGAAGCCGCCGGCTTGCGCCCCCGCGTCCCCACGTCCTGA
- a CDS encoding long-chain-fatty-acid--CoA ligase, which produces MAVDDRPDFRLLGDVLEHWARERGDEPAVTFGGITRTWAEFDERVRRLSAALAAEGVGRGDRVAFVDKNHPACLEVSFAVAALGAANAIVNWRLSPDELAYILADSGAEIVFVGAELVPVLEEIRERLPALRRFVVVGGDSDAFEALVSAGDPSSVDLPPATEDDGVLVMYTSGTTGFPKGAVLTHRSVLTHGIAVGTAFPMTDGDKNLVAMPLFHVGGTCYAILGFLTGLPTIMTREPDAPSLFGALAAGATHAFLVPAVVGAIVQAGEQAIAGFSRLKYLGYGASPMPLPLLRTALAAWPDMEFVQVYGMTELSGAVTTLDGVAHRDASRPERLASAGTPVPGVDVRIVDPATLADAESGEVWIRTDQRMSGYLGKPEASAETIVDGWVRTGDIGRVDDGGFVFLEDRVKDMIITGGENVYSPEVERVVAEFPGVAEVAVIGVPDERWGEQVKAVIAPVPGEVLDVDKLLEFCRERLAHFKCPSSVDVLEALPRNATGKILKRSLREPYWRDRDRNV; this is translated from the coding sequence GTGGCTGTCGACGACCGTCCCGATTTCCGCCTGCTCGGAGACGTCCTCGAACACTGGGCGCGCGAGCGGGGCGACGAGCCGGCGGTGACCTTCGGCGGTATCACGCGGACCTGGGCGGAGTTCGACGAGCGGGTGCGGCGGCTGTCCGCGGCTCTGGCGGCCGAGGGCGTCGGCCGCGGCGACCGGGTGGCGTTCGTGGACAAGAACCACCCCGCGTGCCTCGAGGTGTCCTTCGCCGTGGCGGCCCTGGGAGCGGCCAACGCGATCGTGAACTGGCGGCTGTCGCCGGACGAGCTGGCTTACATTCTCGCGGATTCCGGTGCGGAGATCGTTTTCGTCGGGGCGGAGCTGGTGCCGGTTCTGGAGGAGATCCGAGAGCGGCTGCCCGCGTTGCGGCGGTTCGTTGTCGTGGGCGGGGACTCCGACGCGTTCGAAGCTCTTGTCTCGGCGGGTGATCCGTCCTCTGTGGACTTGCCGCCGGCAACCGAGGACGACGGTGTGCTCGTGATGTACACCAGCGGCACCACGGGTTTCCCGAAGGGCGCCGTGCTGACTCACCGCAGCGTGCTGACGCACGGCATCGCGGTGGGCACGGCGTTCCCGATGACCGACGGCGACAAGAACCTGGTGGCCATGCCGCTGTTCCACGTCGGCGGGACCTGTTACGCCATCCTGGGTTTCCTCACCGGCCTGCCGACGATCATGACCCGCGAACCGGACGCCCCGTCGCTGTTCGGCGCCCTGGCCGCGGGGGCGACGCACGCGTTCCTCGTGCCGGCGGTGGTCGGCGCGATCGTGCAGGCGGGCGAACAGGCGATCGCCGGCTTCTCCCGCCTGAAGTACCTCGGCTACGGCGCGTCTCCCATGCCGCTCCCACTCCTGCGCACGGCTCTGGCCGCGTGGCCGGACATGGAGTTCGTGCAGGTGTACGGCATGACGGAGCTGTCCGGCGCCGTGACCACCCTCGACGGCGTCGCGCACCGCGACGCGTCGCGCCCCGAGCGCCTGGCTTCCGCCGGCACCCCCGTCCCCGGCGTCGACGTGCGGATCGTCGACCCGGCGACCTTGGCGGACGCCGAGTCCGGCGAGGTGTGGATCCGCACCGACCAACGGATGTCGGGTTACCTGGGCAAACCCGAGGCCTCCGCTGAGACGATCGTCGACGGCTGGGTGCGCACGGGCGACATCGGCCGCGTCGACGACGGCGGGTTCGTCTTTCTCGAAGACCGCGTGAAGGACATGATCATCACCGGCGGCGAGAACGTCTATTCGCCCGAGGTGGAACGCGTGGTGGCCGAGTTCCCCGGCGTCGCGGAGGTCGCCGTGATCGGCGTGCCGGACGAGCGGTGGGGCGAGCAGGTGAAGGCCGTGATCGCGCCAGTCCCTGGCGAGGTCCTCGACGTGGACAAGCTGCTGGAGTTCTGCCGCGAACGCTTGGCCCACTTCAAGTGCCCGAGCAGCGTCGACGTCCTCGAAGCCCTGCCACGCAACGCGACGGGGAAGATCCTGAAACGTTCTCTGCGCGAGCCTTATTGGCGGGATCGGGACCGCAACGTCTGA
- a CDS encoding pyridoxamine 5'-phosphate oxidase family protein, with protein sequence MEIDLSTRGDEFRAFWTERRLASLTTVRPDGTPHVVAVGVTVDFEAGVARVITFSDSHKARLAKAAGEDGVAAAVCQLEGPVWSTLEGRMFLREDAEAVKDAEDRYAARYRQPKPNPKRVVLEIRIKRVIGNA encoded by the coding sequence ATGGAGATCGACCTCAGCACCCGCGGCGACGAGTTCCGGGCCTTCTGGACCGAGCGTCGGCTCGCCTCCCTCACGACGGTCCGGCCCGACGGAACGCCCCACGTCGTGGCGGTGGGCGTCACGGTCGACTTCGAGGCCGGTGTCGCGAGGGTCATCACGTTCTCCGACTCCCACAAGGCGCGCCTTGCCAAGGCGGCGGGTGAAGACGGCGTGGCGGCGGCGGTGTGCCAGCTCGAAGGCCCGGTCTGGTCCACGTTGGAGGGCCGCATGTTCCTGCGCGAAGACGCGGAAGCTGTCAAGGATGCCGAGGATCGGTACGCCGCTCGGTACCGGCAGCCGAAGCCGAACCCGAAGCGGGTCGTGTTGGAGATCCGGATCAAGAGGGTCATCGGCAACGCCTAG
- a CDS encoding IniB N-terminal domain-containing protein produces the protein MDPVQTLHDFTLNLLSDPMSLAAFAQDPTAALQAAGLGDISAADVQEVMPLVLDYIPVDDLGSLGNLPQAGDLTGVLADGPQGAIEQLQALTASLGLPGVDGLSVPTLPAVPGLPALPAVGELPAVGELPAVGELPVVGALSGVTDLQNTAAGVTALAQDPTNAFGLVNDLSGGLDAGAVSGAVAQAQDVAGQVTGAVDGSAPLHVSDLPVAGGAMAPVGGLTSNLAQAAGGVEGHVGDLAGSVTDQVGNLTSGLGAGGLDHAVGGVTHEVQGLTHSVVPDLGGERADTHTGTDAHTGTDAGLGVVHDSVSTVTDLGQHTLGLDLQAGAETSHGGAGLDLHL, from the coding sequence ATGGACCCGGTGCAGACCCTGCACGACTTCACGCTCAACCTGCTCAGCGACCCGATGTCGCTGGCCGCCTTCGCGCAGGACCCGACGGCCGCGCTGCAGGCCGCCGGCCTCGGCGACATCAGCGCCGCCGACGTGCAAGAGGTCATGCCGCTGGTGCTCGACTACATCCCGGTCGACGACCTGGGCTCGCTCGGCAACCTCCCGCAGGCGGGCGACCTCACCGGCGTCCTCGCCGACGGCCCCCAGGGCGCCATCGAGCAGCTGCAGGCGCTGACCGCGTCGCTGGGCCTGCCCGGCGTCGACGGCCTCTCCGTCCCGACGCTGCCGGCCGTCCCGGGTCTGCCGGCGCTGCCGGCCGTCGGCGAGCTGCCCGCGGTGGGCGAGCTCCCGGCCGTGGGCGAGCTGCCCGTCGTCGGCGCACTGTCCGGCGTGACCGACCTGCAGAACACCGCTGCGGGCGTCACCGCCCTCGCGCAGGACCCGACAAATGCCTTCGGCCTGGTCAACGACCTCTCCGGCGGCCTCGACGCCGGCGCGGTCAGTGGCGCCGTCGCGCAGGCCCAGGATGTCGCCGGCCAGGTCACCGGTGCGGTCGACGGCTCCGCGCCGCTGCACGTGAGCGACCTGCCGGTCGCCGGTGGCGCCATGGCCCCCGTGGGTGGCCTGACGAGCAATCTCGCCCAGGCCGCCGGCGGCGTCGAGGGTCACGTCGGCGACCTCGCGGGCTCCGTCACCGACCAGGTCGGCAACCTCACCAGCGGCCTCGGCGCCGGCGGCCTGGACCACGCCGTGGGCGGCGTGACCCACGAGGTCCAGGGCCTCACGCACTCGGTCGTTCCGGACCTGGGCGGCGAGCGCGCCGACACCCACACCGGCACCGACGCGCACACGGGCACCGACGCCGGCCTCGGCGTGGTGCACGACTCCGTCTCGACCGTCACGGACCTGGGCCAGCACACGCTGGGCCTCGACCTCCAGGCCGGTGCGGAGACCAGCCACGGCGGCGCCGGGCTCGACCTGCACCTCTGA